Proteins found in one Deltaproteobacteria bacterium IMCC39524 genomic segment:
- a CDS encoding response regulator, whose protein sequence is MSEKLLVVDDERMILELTSMVLTSRGFDVSVVDNALDAYEMIEREQPALVLLDYMMPKVNGLDALKVIRERFPETYVIMFTGKGSEEVAVELMKSGASDYVLKPFSNAKLVERIENVLRVRSIEIHNKALIQEQERLLDEIESWNRTLEERVEQKTVELEMAHHEVLLTEKLAALGHLSAGMAHEIRNPLNSISLFAQVMSSGLDEEPEMKSYAEKIFNEVERIDAILVKLLSTSKRSHFQLRTIYIDRVITASLQPFLEQMNVQGVALQTELGEKTPSILADADELGQIFSNLFANALFEMKEGGTLSVRLESDDKEALITVSDTGGGIPEEHLHNIFDPFFTTKDRGTGFGLSVVLRIVKTYAGRINVESNSQGTSFQIWLPLA, encoded by the coding sequence ATGAGCGAAAAACTTCTTGTTGTTGATGACGAACGGATGATCCTTGAACTGACGTCTATGGTTCTGACCAGTCGAGGTTTCGATGTCTCTGTTGTTGATAACGCTCTTGATGCTTACGAGATGATAGAGCGCGAGCAGCCAGCATTGGTTCTGCTCGATTACATGATGCCAAAAGTGAATGGTCTCGATGCTCTGAAGGTGATTCGTGAGCGTTTCCCTGAGACTTATGTGATCATGTTCACCGGCAAGGGCAGCGAGGAAGTCGCTGTCGAGCTGATGAAGTCTGGCGCCTCAGACTATGTCCTTAAGCCGTTCAGTAACGCCAAACTGGTTGAGCGCATTGAGAACGTTCTGCGAGTTCGTTCAATTGAAATCCATAACAAGGCACTGATTCAGGAGCAGGAGCGGCTTCTGGATGAAATTGAGAGTTGGAATCGTACCCTTGAGGAGCGCGTCGAACAGAAGACGGTAGAACTTGAAATGGCCCACCACGAAGTGTTGCTGACCGAGAAACTGGCAGCTCTGGGACATCTCTCTGCCGGGATGGCCCACGAGATTCGCAACCCTCTGAATTCAATCAGTCTGTTTGCCCAGGTGATGTCATCCGGTCTGGACGAAGAGCCTGAGATGAAATCCTACGCGGAGAAGATCTTCAACGAGGTGGAGCGGATCGATGCGATCCTGGTTAAACTCCTTTCGACCAGTAAACGCTCACACTTCCAGTTGCGGACCATTTATATCGATCGTGTCATCACAGCAAGCTTGCAACCATTTCTTGAACAGATGAATGTCCAGGGAGTTGCCCTGCAAACTGAGCTGGGGGAAAAGACCCCTTCCATTCTCGCGGATGCCGATGAACTCGGACAGATATTTTCCAATCTTTTCGCTAATGCTCTCTTCGAAATGAAGGAGGGCGGAACCCTCTCCGTGCGCCTTGAAAGTGACGATAAAGAAGCGTTGATCACTGTTTCTGATACCGGCGGGGGCATCCCCGAAGAACACCTGCATAATATCTTCGACCCTTTCTTTACGACCAAGGATCGCGGCACCGGCTTTGGCCTTTCTGTGGTCTTGCGCATTGTCAAAACTTATGCCGGCCGTATTAACGTTGAAAGTAACTCTCAAGGTACGAGCTTCCAGATCTGGTTGCCCCTGGCATGA
- a CDS encoding universal stress protein, translating into MHFKTILFATDFSEGSDFAFQSALSLARKFDSKLIVVHIINEPVDLRGFYVPHISFDKLEEEIEQGAEKLMEKFCRTHMGDFAHFESFVFPGIPYDEIIKKAVEFSADLIVLGTHGRTGLDHVLFGSTAEKVVRKSPVPVMTIRIKE; encoded by the coding sequence ATGCATTTCAAAACCATTCTTTTTGCCACCGATTTCTCAGAAGGTTCGGACTTTGCTTTTCAATCGGCTCTATCCTTGGCACGTAAGTTCGACAGTAAATTGATTGTTGTTCATATTATCAATGAACCTGTTGATCTGCGTGGCTTTTATGTCCCGCATATCTCGTTTGACAAGCTGGAAGAAGAGATTGAGCAGGGCGCTGAAAAGCTGATGGAGAAATTCTGCCGCACCCATATGGGCGATTTCGCTCATTTCGAATCTTTTGTCTTCCCCGGCATTCCTTACGATGAAATCATCAAGAAGGCCGTTGAGTTCAGTGCCGATCTGATCGTGCTGGGAACGCACGGTCGTACGGGTCTCGATCATGTCCTGTTTGGCAGCACTGCGGAGAAGGTTGTCAGGAAATCTCCGGTTCCGGTCATGACTATACGTATAAAGGAATGA
- a CDS encoding response regulator → MGEVIKRILIVDDEENTRIGLSKLLAQEGFEVGSAADGNEALDYLGQQKVNLVISDINMPEMDGLVFLRELSRKFPSTSVIMITAYGGVESYLEAMNLGAYEYLHKPVRLDELRSVMKKIFNGGSIARVS, encoded by the coding sequence TTGGGCGAAGTCATAAAACGTATACTGATCGTTGATGATGAAGAAAATACCCGGATTGGTTTGTCCAAGCTGTTGGCCCAGGAAGGGTTTGAAGTAGGCAGTGCTGCGGACGGCAACGAGGCCCTTGATTATCTGGGGCAACAGAAGGTTAATCTTGTTATCAGCGATATCAATATGCCGGAAATGGATGGTCTGGTGTTTCTGCGGGAACTCAGCCGTAAGTTCCCGAGTACCAGTGTTATAATGATCACGGCTTACGGAGGTGTGGAGTCGTATCTCGAAGCGATGAACCTAGGCGCTTACGAATATCTACATAAGCCGGTGCGACTCGATGAGTTGCGATCGGTGATGAAAAAGATTTTCAATGGTGGGTCAATAGCACGGGTGTCCTGA
- a CDS encoding purine-nucleoside phosphorylase, producing MSATSWPFSPGDPGARLGAEVRRLTKVDNFDLAVVLGSGWNETAALGETLGVFDYSDWPCFPCGQIAGHAGQLIAVRYSSWNILFFSGRFHCYQGLSAFEASFPVRLASSLGCPRILLTCATGGINPDYRPGDFMLVEDHLNLLGDNPLRGISGKTFVDMVDAYQSDVYVKLLEGDCSTMKLHRGVLVALSGPSYETAAEVRFLSTMGADVVSMSTVPEVIMARYLGIQVAAVAFVSNFAAGLSSIALSHEDVLDCGAEHSFLFPLLIRNFVDAWQTVSDPR from the coding sequence GTGTCCGCGACCTCTTGGCCCTTTAGTCCCGGAGATCCGGGTGCCCGCCTCGGTGCTGAAGTGCGTCGATTGACCAAGGTCGATAACTTCGATTTAGCTGTCGTACTTGGCTCGGGCTGGAATGAAACCGCCGCGCTGGGCGAAACTCTCGGTGTTTTTGATTATTCAGACTGGCCTTGCTTCCCCTGCGGACAAATTGCCGGGCACGCAGGCCAGTTGATCGCTGTTCGATACTCATCCTGGAACATTCTGTTCTTCTCCGGCCGCTTTCATTGTTATCAGGGGTTGAGTGCCTTTGAGGCCTCTTTCCCGGTAAGGCTTGCGTCGTCTCTTGGTTGCCCTCGCATTCTCCTGACTTGTGCCACCGGAGGGATCAATCCGGACTATCGTCCCGGTGACTTCATGCTGGTCGAGGACCACCTGAACCTGCTTGGCGATAATCCCCTGCGCGGGATTTCAGGAAAAACTTTTGTCGATATGGTCGATGCTTATCAGTCAGACGTTTACGTGAAGCTTCTGGAGGGTGACTGCAGCACGATGAAGCTCCATCGTGGTGTGTTAGTGGCTCTGTCCGGCCCCTCCTATGAAACAGCTGCCGAGGTCCGTTTTCTCTCTACCATGGGCGCTGATGTGGTCTCAATGTCTACGGTCCCCGAAGTCATTATGGCTCGCTATCTTGGTATTCAGGTCGCCGCCGTCGCTTTTGTCAGTAATTTTGCCGCAGGCTTATCCAGCATTGCCTTATCTCATGAGGACGTCCTCGACTGTGGTGCCGAACACTCGTTTCTTTTCCCTCTTCTTATTCGCAACTTTGTCGATGCCTGGCAAACTGTTTCTGACCCAAGATAA
- a CDS encoding response regulator yields MILTCPSCQARYRIDPTASKAKVAKVKCPDCGHTFEVSLVEETPLQNEPPSPVRPVVLIVDDARFFREMIKDILSELPVELDVAADGHEAWQKITDSKPQLVLLDLNIPGKNGKEILQSLQKDAQLDSVKVLAMSGVERGEETASEVRLIGAVDFISKSFKPRELQKRVRDLLAL; encoded by the coding sequence ATGATCCTCACCTGTCCTTCATGCCAGGCACGTTACCGCATCGACCCGACGGCTTCCAAAGCAAAGGTTGCCAAGGTGAAATGTCCTGATTGCGGGCACACTTTTGAAGTCTCCCTTGTTGAAGAAACACCCCTGCAAAACGAGCCCCCCTCTCCGGTGCGACCTGTTGTCCTGATTGTTGATGATGCGCGCTTTTTCCGCGAGATGATAAAGGATATTCTTTCTGAACTTCCTGTGGAACTTGATGTTGCAGCCGATGGTCATGAAGCCTGGCAGAAAATCACCGATTCCAAGCCTCAGTTGGTGTTGCTCGATCTAAACATCCCCGGTAAGAACGGCAAGGAGATTCTGCAATCGTTGCAAAAGGACGCACAACTCGATTCGGTTAAAGTTCTCGCAATGAGCGGTGTTGAGCGTGGAGAAGAAACCGCTTCCGAGGTCCGACTCATCGGTGCCGTAGATTTTATCAGTAAATCCTTTAAACCCCGTGAATTGCAAAAACGTGTCCGCGACCTCTTGGCCCTTTAG
- a CDS encoding helix-turn-helix domain-containing protein codes for MMTNPAQNLGKELQSKREQLGYSLKDVAEHTRIRKVYLESMEQGQFEALPGQAYVTGFVRVYARHLGLDSDDLLARLNAPQEGDQAQLPDSSPDNKAAETPEAQPPSGRGWGAFVLGFVVVLALGSLFYFMPILLDSGAPLKSSADELVKPKQTSLPQQVEGVLVTKAVTEETPESVSLPTVPPEGSVLRMLALTESSLIIYLDGHEPREYKLNAGLEQSWEVEKSIRVKLAHPGAAQFWLGRQELKLGALDDFSLSTAPGE; via the coding sequence ATGATGACAAATCCTGCACAAAACCTGGGCAAGGAACTGCAGTCTAAACGCGAACAGCTTGGTTATTCTCTCAAGGATGTCGCAGAGCATACCCGCATTCGAAAAGTTTACCTGGAAAGTATGGAGCAGGGCCAGTTCGAAGCCCTTCCGGGACAAGCTTATGTCACAGGTTTTGTCAGGGTTTATGCCCGCCACCTTGGTCTTGACAGCGATGATCTTTTGGCCCGTCTGAATGCTCCTCAGGAAGGCGATCAGGCGCAATTGCCAGATTCCAGTCCTGATAACAAAGCTGCAGAGACGCCTGAAGCTCAACCTCCATCTGGTCGTGGCTGGGGTGCCTTTGTTCTGGGCTTTGTTGTTGTTCTTGCTCTTGGTTCTCTGTTCTATTTTATGCCGATCTTACTTGACTCCGGAGCCCCTCTCAAAAGCTCTGCTGATGAACTTGTCAAACCCAAGCAAACGTCTCTGCCACAACAGGTTGAAGGGGTCCTGGTTACAAAGGCTGTTACAGAAGAAACGCCTGAATCAGTCTCCTTGCCGACAGTCCCTCCTGAAGGTTCTGTTCTCAGAATGCTTGCTTTGACTGAAAGCTCGCTTATAATCTACCTGGATGGTCACGAACCGCGTGAATATAAATTGAACGCCGGCCTGGAGCAGAGTTGGGAGGTCGAGAAGTCAATTCGGGTTAAACTGGCCCACCCTGGCGCCGCTCAATTCTGGCTCGGTCGCCAGGAACTGAAACTGGGAGCTCTGGACGATTTTTCACTGAGCACTGCCCCGGGAGAGTAA
- a CDS encoding tetratricopeptide repeat protein, whose protein sequence is MQSRLIWFLLLFFAASLAACVPVEDRQEVGKKSEYHYMLGVSSLNEQNPTGALKEFLEAEKYDNKDPEIQDGLAWAYWQKQAHELAEKHFLRAIELSDNDPKYYNNVASLYLSMKRYDDAIKAFRKAADNLLFDRPEVAWTGIGMANYEKQDYAAAQRAYLKALELNSRYYPASYRLGELYYNQDRPAEALDMFTRTVELAPGYTDAYYWQGLLHMKLKDADKARTSFREVIRLDPQSDSARLATKYLKIIDE, encoded by the coding sequence ATGCAATCCCGTCTGATTTGGTTTCTGTTACTCTTTTTTGCCGCTTCTCTGGCCGCCTGTGTCCCGGTAGAAGATAGGCAGGAGGTCGGTAAAAAGTCGGAATACCATTATATGCTCGGCGTCTCTTCACTGAATGAACAGAATCCGACCGGCGCCCTTAAAGAATTTCTCGAGGCAGAAAAATACGACAACAAAGATCCTGAGATTCAGGATGGCCTGGCTTGGGCTTACTGGCAGAAGCAGGCCCATGAACTCGCGGAAAAGCACTTTCTGAGAGCCATTGAACTGAGCGACAATGATCCCAAGTATTATAACAACGTGGCCTCACTTTATCTTTCGATGAAGCGCTATGACGATGCCATTAAAGCCTTTCGTAAGGCTGCGGACAATTTGCTCTTCGACCGCCCTGAGGTGGCTTGGACCGGAATCGGCATGGCCAACTACGAGAAGCAGGATTATGCGGCTGCTCAACGTGCTTATCTCAAAGCGCTCGAGCTCAATTCTCGCTATTATCCGGCGTCATATCGTTTAGGCGAACTCTATTACAACCAGGATCGTCCTGCTGAAGCCCTCGATATGTTCACCCGTACAGTGGAACTGGCTCCAGGATACACGGATGCTTATTACTGGCAGGGTCTGCTTCACATGAAGCTGAAGGATGCCGATAAGGCCAGAACCTCTTTCCGAGAGGTGATTCGCCTGGATCCACAGAGTGATTCCGCCCGATTAGCCACCAAATACCTGAAAATAATCGACGAATGA